Part of the Hippoglossus stenolepis isolate QCI-W04-F060 chromosome 4, HSTE1.2, whole genome shotgun sequence genome is shown below.
AGTCCCCGTCCATCAGAGTGTCATGGAGGACAGTCTCCATGTCAAACTCAAACCTCTCAATGGACATGTCGTCCAAGTCGCTGGGCAGCTTCTCTGGGTGTGAGGGTGGTGGCAGGCCTGGTCGACCGTATCCGTTGGTGTTGAGGGGGCAGAAGCCACCAGGCATGCCTCCCCCGCTGAGGTGGCTGGAGATGCCATAAGGCATCTGCATAGGGATTTTGGCTGTAGGCAAACGTGAGGTGCCCCCACTGTGGCTCAGGGACATGAGCAAGCGGCCATTCATAGCTTGTGACGTGACTGGGGCTTGGCTGTGCACATTGTGCGgatgagtgtgagagagactgTGCAAGTGACCGTTCCCTCCTCCAATGTGTTTGGCCGCATGCTGACTGCTGCTGTATGGCGGCAGCATGCAGCCTCCACTGGACTGAGACACCACAGTGTCCACTGACGGCATGAGATCTCCGTGCTGgtctgtgtctgatgtcagCAGCTCCTTCAGAAGCCCTGCAGGGCAGCTGTACTGGCCCATACTGGGTCCAAAGCTGGGCTTGCTCTCTGGCAGCGTCTGCAGCGGCATGGAGGAAAGGGCGTTCATACCCGCTTGTCCATAACCACACTTGCGATACTCCTGCTGAGGCTGTGTGACCATACTGGGGGAGCTGTACGCGGGGTACCCAGGGCTCGGCTGCATCATGGGAGACGGGGAGGACTGGGAGGAGCCTGGGGTTGTCGCCCCTCCTCCAACCTGAGAATTGTTGGGCGAGAGCAAGTTCAGGTTGTCCAGAAGGTTCTCCATGACATTCTCAGAGCTGTGTCCCAGAGAGCCTGTCATCTCAGTCAGGCTGGGCAGTGTGGCCGTCATTTTGGTGCCAGGGGCACCTGGGTAGCCCATATGCACGTCTGCCTCCCCGAGATCATCCTCCGGCATGAAGGGTGAGAGGCGGCCACTCAGAGTGCTAGCGTTGGAGCTCGTCCGAGGCCTGAAGCTGCTCCATGCATCAAAGTCATCGTTGCTGTGGGAGTTGGGGCTGCCAGGCCACTTAGAGTAGGAGCCTGGGCTCTCTGCGCCTCCGTCAGGGCCTCCCTGCAGGGACAGCTGtggggagacagggagacggTGTAACATATGCTTTAGGCTGAAACCACTTGGAATAAAACATCTAAACAATCGTGTCAAATCACAGACCCAGAATGCTTGGGAATGACTATTCAGAGGATGATTACAGGCAAGAGGATTATGGCAAACAATTAATGCGCATGTGGATATGATTACCAAACACAAAGGATCATTCTTTGTTAATCTATTTCGGCTTTAAGAGTCAGAAATTACAATGTAGcttttaattacattcatatgtttctatatATGTTAAGAGTTCAGCATTATATCCAATGCTAATCATgctaaaaatatatagttttgaGGACACAGTGGAGAGAAAATCCTGGTacggtttaaaaaaatatccaaTTTCCCTGAATACAAGAGCATAAGTGGATCCTTTGtttacctttttctttgctgctcttcctctgctcttggTGAACTTGCTGTTGTTGTCCATGGAGGCAGCTCTGCGCCGTGGGGACTTGCCGCTCTTCCCACCCTCCGGGTTCAACATCCACCACGAGCTCTTCCCCGTTCCCTCATTCTGGACGCGAATAAAGCGGCTGTGCAGCGACAGGTTGTGTCTAATGGAGTTctgcagaaaaacagatgagaaaATCTGGGTTAGCACAAGACAAATGGAGAGATTTGTGTTTGCCCTTTTACCAGAAACACCTCAGATCTGCTTTAGCTTCCAAGTGTAAATCCCCCCCTTGTGCAGGTGGTTCTCTTCTCTTTTACAAACATCCTCGTATTGACAGCTGACTCacggaggagaaagaggagatatTAAGGTCATTCAACAATCTAATACCGTTTGCTattcaaagaaacacatgtgcacaaacacgcacacaatgGGTGTTAAGAAGTTGACTCCATGAGCAATATTTCCTGGACAGAGGATTAGTCTGAAAAACGCTCTTATCATCAAACGTTCTGTACAAGTGggcctt
Proteins encoded:
- the foxo1a gene encoding forkhead box protein O1-A; amino-acid sequence: MAEAAPLPHLVEIDPDFEPLSRPRSCTWPLPRPEFINPGDSNTSSPVPSVKQEPAGNAEFINNLSLLEESEDFPEQKPVLLCTDFQCQESCVHQQQQQQHQQQQHQTPQLPHQQQQQQQVPLLSSPVGSSSSAAAAAAAAAAQRKSSSSRRNAWGNMSYADLITKAIESSPENRLTLSQIYDWMVKSVPYFKDKGDSNSSAGWKNSIRHNLSLHSRFIRVQNEGTGKSSWWMLNPEGGKSGKSPRRRAASMDNNSKFTKSRGRAAKKKLSLQGGPDGGAESPGSYSKWPGSPNSHSNDDFDAWSSFRPRTSSNASTLSGRLSPFMPEDDLGEADVHMGYPGAPGTKMTATLPSLTEMTGSLGHSSENVMENLLDNLNLLSPNNSQVGGGATTPGSSQSSPSPMMQPSPGYPAYSSPSMVTQPQQEYRKCGYGQAGMNALSSMPLQTLPESKPSFGPSMGQYSCPAGLLKELLTSDTDQHGDLMPSVDTVVSQSSGGCMLPPYSSSQHAAKHIGGGNGHLHSLSHTHPHNVHSQAPVTSQAMNGRLLMSLSHSGGTSRLPTAKIPMQMPYGISSHLSGGGMPGGFCPLNTNGYGRPGLPPPSHPEKLPSDLDDMSIERFEFDMETVLHDTLMDGDSLDFNFEPMVTQQGFPHGVKTTTHSWVAAD